The nucleotide sequence ATGAAGCGCTCGAACAGCAAATCGACCTTGGTCGGATCAACCGAGGTGATGCCGAGCACGTAGCAGACGGCGGAGTTAGCCGCCGAGCCCCGGCCCTGGCACAGGATGTTCTGGCTGCGCGCATAATGCACGATGTCGTGCACGGTGAGGAAATAATGCGCGTATTTCAGCTCGGCGATCAGCGCGAGTTCTTTCCGCAAGGTGGCGCGCAGCGTATCAGAAATCTCGCCGCCGAAATATCGGTCGACGCCGGCCCAGGTTAGATCCTCCAAATGCTGCTGCGCGGTCTTGCCCGGCGGCACCGGCTCGTCCGGATACTGGTATTTGAGCTGGTCGAGCGAAAAGCTGATGCGGGAAGCAAAGCGCATGGTCTCGGCGATCGCCTCCGGCAGGTCGCGAAACAACCGCACCATTTCGTGGGGCGGTTTCAGGTAACGCTCGGCATTGACCTCGAGCCGCCGGCCGATGGCGTCGATGGTGGTCTTTTCTCTGATACAGGTGAGCACGTCCTGCAGCGGACGGCGGGCGGGATGGTGATACAGCACCTCGTTGGTCGCGAGCAGCGGGACCTTTGCGGCCAGCGCCAGCCGATGCAGCCGCGCCAGCCGGCGTTTGTCGTCGCCGCGGTAGAGCAGGCTTGCGGCGAGCCAGATGCCGTCCGCCCGGCTCTGCTTCAGACGCTGCAGAATTTCCTGCGCGCTCGCCGCGTCGAAGCGATGCGGCAGCGCCAGCACCAGAAGCTGGCCCTCGGCGAATTCCAGGAGGTCATCGAACCGCAGATGGCATTCGCCCTTTTCGATCCGCGTGATGTCGTCGCCGCGCTTGCCGCGGGTCAGCAACTGGCAGAGCCGGCCATAGGCGGCGCGGTCGCGCGGATAGACCAGGATGTCGGGCGTGCCGTCGATGAAGACGAGGCGCGCGCCGATCAGGAGCTTTGGCCTGTATTTGACCTCGGGATTATCCAGTTCCTTGTAGGCGCGCACCACGCCGGCCAGCGTATTGTGGTCGGCGATGCCGATGGCGGGGATGCCGAGCAGGCTTGCCTGATGCACGTAGGCGCGCGGATCGGAGCCGCCGCGCAGGAACGAGAAATTGGTGGTGATGCCGATTTCGGCATAATCGTTGATGGGGCTTTTCATGCGAACAGCCCATGCACGAACCATCTGACAGGCGCGGGCTCGCCTTCCGCATCGGCCAACTCGCTTTCATAGAGCCCGTCGCGAAAGATCCAGAAGCGCAAGCCCGCTTCGTCCTCGATGCGGAAATAATCCCGCGTCGGGCCATCGCCGTTCTGCTTCCACCATTCCATGGCGATGCGTTCGGGCCCCTCCACCCGCACCACCGCATGCGTCACACGCCGCCAGGTGAACTGATGCGGCGGGCCGTCGGGCACGGTTGCAAACGGCACTTTGATCGGTTCCGGCCTGTCGAACAGCCGCAACGGCCGCAGCGGCGGCTCGCTTTCGATGCGCTCCGGCCATGCCGCCTGCGCGGCGGCCGTCAGATGATGCTGTGCTGCTACGGCCAGCACAGCGCGTTCGGGAATGTGGGTATCCTGCGGCAGATGCACGACGACGCGTTTTCCCCCGATGCGCGCAGCGATGCGGTCGATCAGCGCGGCCAGTTCGTCATTGTCATGCACATTGGCGTCGAGATCGCGCTGCTGCTGCACCACGATTTCGGTGCGGCTGGCGGACAGCCTGATGAGATCGAAGCCGAAGCCGGGATCGAGGGGATCGTTGAGCGCATCGAGCCGTTCGCGAAACAGGCGGTCGATCACCTCTGGCTTCGTCACCGGACGGCCGGTATCGACCGAGATGGTGCGCACCGCGCCGTCGGTGCGGAAGAAACTCGCGTCCAGCCGTCGCGCGCCCTTGCCCTGTCTGTCCATCGCCGTGACCAGCATGGCAGCGAGCGCAGACAAGTTCATCGCGATCACGGTGTCGGTGGCGACCGGTTCGGGAAAGCGTTTCTCGACGATGTAATCCGGCAGCGGCTTTCGGGGACTGATCGGCGCATCGCCCTCGCCCAGCGCCTGCTCCAATAGCGTCGTGAAGCCGGCGCCGAAACGCGCCGTGATCTCGTGACGTCCGCGCGAGGCAACGTCGCCGATGGTTTTCAGGCCGGCGCGGCGCAGGCCGCCGGTGATGGCCTCACCGGCGCCGAGCGCGGAGACCGGCAGCGGACCGACGGCGCAGGCCTCCTCGCCATCGGCAACGATCTTTCCGGAAGTCTGGCGCGTCAGCGTACGGGCGCAGATCGCGGTGCTCGCGATCGCGGCGCTGACGGCAAAGCCGCGACGGCTCAGCGCGCCGCACACAATCTGCAGCAGCGCGCGCTCGCCGCCGAACAGATGGGCGCAGCCGGTGATGTCGAGATAGAGTCCATGCGGCAGATCGAGCGCCACCAGCGGCGTGAAGCGGTCGCACCAGTCGGCGATGTCTTCGAGCGTCTTGCGGTCGGCGACTTCGTCGGCGTCGAACACCGTCAGCTCAGGACAGATCGCGCGGGCATTGGCGAGCGGCAGGCCGATCGAGAGGCCGGCATGCACGGCTGTTTCGTCGAGCGCGTAAATCAGAATGGCGTTGTGCTGCTTGGCGACGACGACGCTGGGGGTTTTATCCAGCTCTTCGTTGTCGCCCGACCTTTTTTTTGACGCGTTTTCTTCACGCGAACCGGTACCCACTTCGCTTGAAAACGCTATGTGCTTGCGCTTGATGCGGTCGATGGGCAGGCGTGGCAGCCACAGGCTGAGGATACGCCGACGGTTCTCTGAAAAGGCACTCATCACATTTCCATTCCATGATCCAGCGGCCGACCGGGCCATGACGGTTACGAACAAGCTGCGCGTCGAACACGGGCGCGCCCCAGGCGTGCCAGGGTACAGACGGCGGCGAATGCGCCGCGCGCACGATCCATCTGGTTTCCGCGGTCGAAGGCCGCGGCTCCGCCGCCATCCGCAGCAGCAGCGCGGTGACGCCGGAGGCTTGCGCGGCCAGCGTGAGCTTGCGGCTGGCGACGAGATCGAGCTGACGCGCCTGCCCCCAGACTTCCAGCACGACGGCGCCGAGCGCATCGCAGGCCAGCGCATCCGCGGCGGTCCGCAACGCGGCGTCGGTATCGGGCGCGCGCACGGTCACGAGCAGCCGCGGATCGAGACCCAGCTCGCAAAGCCCGCTCATCGACAGCGCACCCGATTCAATTTCCGAAAAGTCCTGCCGCACCCAGACCAGCGGCCGGCGCGGCGATACCCTTCCCGCGAGCCCTGCGATGAATCCGGTCGCCGCCGCGCTCTGGTGGCCCTCGGCGAACACTTCATGCACCACGGCGAGCGCAAACCCGCCGTGCAGCACAGAATCCGCTGCCGCATGGCCAAGAGCGACCTTGTTGAGATCATGCGCATCGCCATGCGTCTCGATCCGCTCGATGCTCCCGCGCAAAGTTGCAAGCGTGCTTGTGCGTGCGGTGCTCATGCCCCGCTCCTTAGAAATTTTGGCCTTTACCGCTTCTTCCCGAGTGAACCCGCGGCTGGCTCATTTGTTCATGATATGTTCTAATATAAAGCTAACCGGCCCGGCGGAGTCAATCAGGATCGACACTTTGGCGATTCATGAACGGAATCAAAGGGATTCAATGATGGATGTGCAATTTGAAATAGAAATCATGGTGGATGCCAACCTCGTACGCGGCATCCGCAGAACGAGAATGGAGAGTGCCGCATGCACCACATCACCCTCGATAGCGAAACCGATTTCGATGGCTGGCGCAAAGCCGCCCGCGCGCTGGCACTGAACAATGTAAACCCCTCCGACGTGACGTGGCGCGTGGCTGATGATGCGCCCGAACTGTTCGAGCCGGCGGCGCCGCCGCTCGATCCGCCACATGGCACCTTCAACGTATCGGCCAGGTTCGTCGAACTGGCAGAGATCGCGATCCTGCACCGCAACCCTGAACGGTTCGCCCTGCTCTACCGCCTGCTATGGCGGTTGCGGCACAACCACGATCTGCTCGATCTCGCGACCGATCCTGACGTGGCCGAGGTCGCCGCCATGGCCAAAGCCGTGCGTCGCGACGAGCACAAGATGCATGCCTTTGTCCGCTTCCGCGAAGTCGGCCGCGAGAAGTCTCACTTCGTCGCCTGGTTCGAGCCGGAGCACCACATCGTCGAACTGGCCGCGCCGTTTTTCGCGCGCCGTTTCGCCGACATGCCCTGGTCGATCCTGACGCCGGATGTCTGCGCGCATTGGGACGGCCATGCCGTCTCGATCACGCCGGGGGTCGCCAAGAGCGAGAAGCCGACCCAAGACCGGCTGGAGGAAACCTGGCGGCGCTACTACGCCAGCACTTTCAATCCTGTGCGACTGAAAGTGCAGGCCATGCGTAAGGAGATGCCCCGGAAATACTGGCGGAACCTCCCGGAGGCCTCATTGATTAAACCCCTGATCGAAGGCGCCGGACGTACCGCCAGCGCGATGACCGCGAACGCGGCGACCGAACCGCACAGGCCGCCGAAGCGGCTGGAACCGCCCAAGGAAAGCGACAGGGAAAGCGACAAGGAAAACAAAATGGCCCGCAAACAGGCAGACGATCTTGAAACGCTGCGTGAGGAAGCCGCCGATTGCCGCGCCTGTCATCTTTACAAGCATGCGACCCAGACCGTGTTCGGCGAAGGCCGGCAAACAGCACGGATCATGCTGGTCGGCGAGCAGCCCGGCGACAAGGAAGATCTCGCCGGAAAACCTTTCGTAGGGCCCGCGGGGTCGATGCTCGACCGCGCGCTGGAAGAAGCCGGGATCGATCGCCGTACAGTCTACGTCACCAATGCGGTCAAGCATTTCAAGTTCGTGCCGCGCGGAAAGATCCGCCTGCACCAGAAGCCGAACACGCCGGAGATCAAGGCATGCCGGCAGTGGTACGAACGCGAACTTGCCGCGATCAAACCCGAACTGGTGGTGGCGATGGGGGCCACCGCGGCGCAAAGCGTGTTCGGGAAAATTACGCCGATCAACAAGAACCGCGGCCATCCAATCGATCTCGATGATGGAACCAGGGCGCTGGTGACGGTGCACCCGTCCTATCTGTTGCGATTGCCGGACGCAGAAGCCAAGGAACGCGAATACCGGCGCTTCGTCCAGGACCTCAAAATAGCCGCCGACGTGCTGCGAAAATCAGCCCATGCGGCCTGAATTCCGCCAATCCGGCAGCCGCAACTTCTAGTGAAATATGCAGCCGCAATTTCTGGTGAAATATGACGGGAAAAATTGACAATCGCGTTTGCAACCATTAATTGATAAATGACACAATCGCATTCTCAAGGGAATGTGGGACGTCTGGTACGGCATGATGTCCCATACGGTCGACGCGCTGCGCGGGTCCCCTTCAGCCCCGGCACCGTGCAGCGCGCGACCTTTCTTCAAGATCAAGCCGAAGCGGTCCACCTGGGCTACTCAACTTTTTCGAAGTGATCGCGCAACGATCGCCGCCGGCCTGTCCATCCGCTGAACCGACAAATCAGTTGAAGCGGCAAGCACTCGCTTCAGGCGAGACATCTTCACGTCCCTGCTGAGCGGCAAATAAAGAAGGCCTGTATTGGGGATACAGACCTTCGTTGATGTGCATTCGAACTTCACGTGCGATGGAAGTTCAAGAGAGAAGCAAGGTGAGTTACGCCGCCGCCAGCTTGTTCTCGACCAGCTTGATCCAGTACGAGGTGCCGTACACGATCGCCTCGTCGTTGAAATCATAGGCGGGGTGATGGAGCCCGGCGCTGTCGCCGTTGCCGCAGAAGATGAAGGCGCCCGGCCGCGCCTCCAGCATATAGGAAAAATCTTCGGCGCCCATCAGCGGCGGCATCTCGTGGACGTTCTGGGCGCCGGCCACTTCCTTGGCCACCTGCGTGGCGAAGTCGGTCTGCTCGGCATGGTTCTTGGTCACGGGATAGCCGCGCTCGTAAACCAGATCGACTTTGGCGCCGGTCATTTTGGCTACGCCCTCACACACCTCGCGTACCCGCTTCTCGACCGTTTCGCGAACTTCCGGCGTCAGCGTCCGCACCGTGCCCCTGAGTTCGGCGGTTTGCGGGATCACGTTGCGAGCGTTGCCGGCATGGAATTCGCAGATTGAGATCACAGCCGACTCCAGCGGATCGATGGTCCGCGAGACGATCGATTGCAGGGCGGTGATCAACTGCGAGCCGACCAGCACGGAATCGATGCACTTGTTCGGGCGCGCGGCGTGGCCGCCGAGGCCCTCGATCTTGATGTCGATCGAGTCGGTCGCCGCCATGACAGGACCGGACCGGATGGCAAAGGAGCCGACCGGAATCCCCGGGCCGTTATGCATGCCGTAGACCTGCTCGATGCCGAACCGGTCCATCAGTCCGTCCTTGATCATGGCGTCGGCGCCCGCACCGCCCTCCTCGGCCGGCTGAAAGATCACGACCGCGTCGCCGGCGAAATTCCGGGTCTCGGCGAGATAGCGCGCTGCACCCAAAAGCATCGCGGTGTGGCCGTCATGGCCGCAGGCGTGCATCAGGCCCGGCGTCTTGGAGGCATGGGGCAGATTGGTCGCCTCCTCGATAGGCAGCGCGTCCATGTCGGCGCGAAGCCCGATTACCCTGATCTCGCCTCTGCCAGGCTGCTTGCCCTTGATGACGCCGACGACGCCGGTGCGGCCAAGGCCGGTCGCCACCTCGTCGCAGCCGAATTCGCGCAAGCGGTCCGCCACGAATGCTGCAGTGCGGTGGACATCGTACAGCAATTCGGGATGTTCATGGATGTCACGGCGCCAGGCCTGGATATCGGATTGCAGATCGGCGACGCGGTTGACGATGGGCATGGGAATTCTCTGGCCTCAAAGGTTGGAACGCTAGGGCTTCTGTAGCATGCAAGCGGCGGTCCACCCAGCACTCTGCCGCAGAGCCCCCATCCAGGTGCGTTGGCCGACCAGGGCTGGGAAAGCCCGGTGAAGCCTTAGCCCGGCAAAGCTTTGGGCGGTTACGCGGCCAGCGTGTTCTCGACCAGCTTGATCCAGTAAGAGGTGCCGAACACGATCGCCTCGTCGTTGAAATTGTAGGCGGGGTGATGGAGCCCTGCGCTGTCGCCGTTGCCGCAGAAGATCAGCGCACCCGGCCGCTGCTCCAGCATGAAGGCGAAATCCTCGCCGGCCATCAGCGGTGGCATCACATGCACATTGGCATCGCCGGCGATGTCTCTGGCTGCCCGCGTCGCGACATCCGTCTGCTGGCTATGGTTGACCGTTACCGGATAGCCGTGGGTGTACTCCAGATCGATCCTGGCGCCCGTGATCTGCGCCACGCCGGCGACGACCTCGCGGACCCGCCTTTCCACCATTTTCCGCACTTCGCCGTTCAGGGTGCGGACGGTACCCTTCAGCTCAGCGGTTTGCGGAATCACATTACGGGCGCAGCCGGCGTGAAATTCGCACATCGAAATGACCGCCGATTCCAGCGGATCGACGCTGCGCGACACGATCGACTGCAGCGCCGTGATCAACTGCGCGCCGACCAGAACGGAATCGATGGATTTGTGCGGCTGTGCGGCGTGGCCACCGCGCCCCTCGATCTTGATGATGACGGCATCGCCTCCGGCCATGATCGGACCGGGCCGAAGCGCAAACGCGCCGACCGGAATGCCCGGGCCGTTATGCATGCCGTAGACCTGCTCGATGCCGAAACGGTCCATCAGCCCGTCCTTGATCATTGCGACGGCGCCCGCGCCGCCCTCTTCGGCCGGCTGGAAGATCACGACTGCATCGCCTGCGAAATTGCGGGTCTCGGCGAGATAGCGCGCCGCCCCCAGCAGCATGGCGGTGTGGCCGTCATGGCCGCAGGCATGCATCAGGCCCTTCGTTTTGGAAACGTAAGGCAGATTGGTCGCCTCCTCGATCGGCAGCGCGTCCATATCCGCCCGCAGCCCGATGACCTTCACGTCACCCGTGCCGGCGGGCCGGTTGCCCTTGATGACGCCGACGACGCCGGTGCGGCCGATACCGGTAATAACCTCGTCGCAGCCGAATTCCCGCAGACGAGCCGCCACCAATGCCGCAGTGCGGTGCACGTCGTAGAGCAGTTCCGGGTGTTGATGAATATCCCGGCGCCAGGCCTGGATATCGGGTTGGAACTCGGCGACGCGGTTGACAATGGGCATGGAGATAACAGGCTTTCCGGGGTTGAATGCTTCTGCTCCTGTAGCATGCAAGGGACGGTCCAACCAACGCACCGCGCGGTCTCCCCGCCCAGCCGTCAGGGCCGGGCTTGTCCCGGCCAGCCGCGTCTGACTAATAGGCGAAAAGACGTGGATGCCCGGCACATCTGGCGCGAAGACG is from Bradyrhizobium sp. AZCC 2176 and encodes:
- a CDS encoding Y-family DNA polymerase, producing MLSLWLPRLPIDRIKRKHIAFSSEVGTGSREENASKKRSGDNEELDKTPSVVVAKQHNAILIYALDETAVHAGLSIGLPLANARAICPELTVFDADEVADRKTLEDIADWCDRFTPLVALDLPHGLYLDITGCAHLFGGERALLQIVCGALSRRGFAVSAAIASTAICARTLTRQTSGKIVADGEEACAVGPLPVSALGAGEAITGGLRRAGLKTIGDVASRGRHEITARFGAGFTTLLEQALGEGDAPISPRKPLPDYIVEKRFPEPVATDTVIAMNLSALAAMLVTAMDRQGKGARRLDASFFRTDGAVRTISVDTGRPVTKPEVIDRLFRERLDALNDPLDPGFGFDLIRLSASRTEIVVQQQRDLDANVHDNDELAALIDRIAARIGGKRVVVHLPQDTHIPERAVLAVAAQHHLTAAAQAAWPERIESEPPLRPLRLFDRPEPIKVPFATVPDGPPHQFTWRRVTHAVVRVEGPERIAMEWWKQNGDGPTRDYFRIEDEAGLRFWIFRDGLYESELADAEGEPAPVRWFVHGLFA
- a CDS encoding ImuA family protein, whose translation is MSTARTSTLATLRGSIERIETHGDAHDLNKVALGHAAADSVLHGGFALAVVHEVFAEGHQSAAATGFIAGLAGRVSPRRPLVWVRQDFSEIESGALSMSGLCELGLDPRLLVTVRAPDTDAALRTAADALACDALGAVVLEVWGQARQLDLVASRKLTLAAQASGVTALLLRMAAEPRPSTAETRWIVRAAHSPPSVPWHAWGAPVFDAQLVRNRHGPVGRWIMEWKCDECLFREPSAYPQPVAATPAHRPHQAQAHSVFKRSGYRFA
- a CDS encoding UdgX family uracil-DNA binding protein (This protein belongs to the uracil DNA glycosylase superfamily, members of which act in excision repair of DNA. However, it belongs more specifically to UdgX branch, whose founding member was found to bind uracil in DNA (where it does not belong), without cleaving it, appears to promote DNA repair by a pathway involving RecA, rather than base excision.), producing the protein MHHITLDSETDFDGWRKAARALALNNVNPSDVTWRVADDAPELFEPAAPPLDPPHGTFNVSARFVELAEIAILHRNPERFALLYRLLWRLRHNHDLLDLATDPDVAEVAAMAKAVRRDEHKMHAFVRFREVGREKSHFVAWFEPEHHIVELAAPFFARRFADMPWSILTPDVCAHWDGHAVSITPGVAKSEKPTQDRLEETWRRYYASTFNPVRLKVQAMRKEMPRKYWRNLPEASLIKPLIEGAGRTASAMTANAATEPHRPPKRLEPPKESDRESDKENKMARKQADDLETLREEAADCRACHLYKHATQTVFGEGRQTARIMLVGEQPGDKEDLAGKPFVGPAGSMLDRALEEAGIDRRTVYVTNAVKHFKFVPRGKIRLHQKPNTPEIKACRQWYERELAAIKPELVVAMGATAAQSVFGKITPINKNRGHPIDLDDGTRALVTVHPSYLLRLPDAEAKEREYRRFVQDLKIAADVLRKSAHAA
- a CDS encoding M20 aminoacylase family protein, which codes for MPIVNRVADLQSDIQAWRRDIHEHPELLYDVHRTAAFVADRLREFGCDEVATGLGRTGVVGVIKGKQPGRGEIRVIGLRADMDALPIEEATNLPHASKTPGLMHACGHDGHTAMLLGAARYLAETRNFAGDAVVIFQPAEEGGAGADAMIKDGLMDRFGIEQVYGMHNGPGIPVGSFAIRSGPVMAATDSIDIKIEGLGGHAARPNKCIDSVLVGSQLITALQSIVSRTIDPLESAVISICEFHAGNARNVIPQTAELRGTVRTLTPEVRETVEKRVREVCEGVAKMTGAKVDLVYERGYPVTKNHAEQTDFATQVAKEVAGAQNVHEMPPLMGAEDFSYMLEARPGAFIFCGNGDSAGLHHPAYDFNDEAIVYGTSYWIKLVENKLAAA
- a CDS encoding M20 aminoacylase family protein, whose translation is MPIVNRVAEFQPDIQAWRRDIHQHPELLYDVHRTAALVAARLREFGCDEVITGIGRTGVVGVIKGNRPAGTGDVKVIGLRADMDALPIEEATNLPYVSKTKGLMHACGHDGHTAMLLGAARYLAETRNFAGDAVVIFQPAEEGGAGAVAMIKDGLMDRFGIEQVYGMHNGPGIPVGAFALRPGPIMAGGDAVIIKIEGRGGHAAQPHKSIDSVLVGAQLITALQSIVSRSVDPLESAVISMCEFHAGCARNVIPQTAELKGTVRTLNGEVRKMVERRVREVVAGVAQITGARIDLEYTHGYPVTVNHSQQTDVATRAARDIAGDANVHVMPPLMAGEDFAFMLEQRPGALIFCGNGDSAGLHHPAYNFNDEAIVFGTSYWIKLVENTLAA